A single Mastomys coucha isolate ucsf_1 chromosome X, UCSF_Mcou_1, whole genome shotgun sequence DNA region contains:
- the LOC116094686 gene encoding transcription elongation factor A protein-like 5 has product MEKFYKENEGKPENKGRAEDEGSTEEGGKADEDKSDAEGKSARQGKLEEEGGPGEQAQQKGEGKQGKADGEGKRQGESKPDSQAKSASEARAAEKRPAEDYVPRKAKRKTDRGTDDSPKNSQEDLQDRHVSSEEMMRECADMTRAQEELRKRQKMGGFHWVPRDAQDALVPRGQRGVRGVRGGGGRGQKDLEDAPFV; this is encoded by the coding sequence ATGGAAAAGttctacaaagaaaatgaagggaagCCAGAAAACAAGGGAAGGGCAGAAGACGAAGGAAGtacagaagagggaggaaaagcagATGAAGACAAGTCAGATGCAGAGGGGAAGTCAGCACGACAGGGCAAgctagaggaggagggagggccaGGTGAGCAGGCACAACAGAAAGGTGAGGGGAAGCAGGGAAAGGCTGACGGGGAGGGCAAGCGCCAAGGGGAGAGCAAGCCCGATTCCCAGGCCAAGTCAGCCAGCGAGGCTCGGGCTGCAGAAAAGCGCCCTGCTGAAGATTATGTGCCCCGGAAAGCAAAACGGAAAACAGATAGGGGGACAGATGATTCTCCCAAGAACTCCCAGGAGGACTTACAGGACAGGCATGTAAGCAGTGAGGAGATGATGAGAGAGTGTGCCGATATGACTAGGGCTCAGGAAGAactgaggaagaggcagaaaatgGGTGGTTTTCACTGGGTGCCAAGAGATGCACAGGATGCTTTAGTCCCCAGGGGCCAACGGGGAGTCaggggggtgaggggaggtggaggcaggggccAGAAGGACTTGGAAGATGCTCCATTTGTTTAA